The Tenrec ecaudatus isolate mTenEca1 chromosome 14, mTenEca1.hap1, whole genome shotgun sequence genome contains a region encoding:
- the KLC1 gene encoding kinesin light chain 1 isoform X1, with translation MYDNMSTMVYIKEDKLEKLTQDEIIAKTKQVIQGLEALKNEHNSILQSLLETLKCLKQDDESNLVEEKSNMIRKSLEMLELGLSEAQVMMALSNHLNAVESEKQKLRAQVRRLCQENQWLRDELANTQQKLQKSEQSVAQLEEEKKHLEFMNQLKQYDDDTSPAEDRDTDSTKEPLDDLFPNDEDDPGQGIQQQHSSAAAAAQQGGYEIPARLRTLHNLVIQYASQGRYEVAVPLCKQALEDLEKTSGHDHPDVATMLNILALVYRDQNKYKDAANLLNDALAIREKTLGRDHPAVAATLNNLAVLYGKRGKYKEAEPLCKRALEIREKVLGKDHPDVAKQLNNLALLCQNQGKYEEVEYYYQRALDIYQTKLGPDDPNVAKTKNNLASCYLKQGKFKQAETLYKEILTRAHEREFGSVDDENKPIWMHAEEREECKGKQKEGAAFGEYGGWYKACKVDSPTVTTTLKNLGALYRRQGKFEAAETLEEAAMRSRKQGLDTAHKQRVAEVLSDPESAEKRRSRESLHTDVVKYESGPDGGEEVSMSVEWNGDGSGALKRSGSFSKLRASIRRSSEKLVRKLKGGGSRESEPKDPGLKRASSLNVLNVGSKAAEDHLQGMSRGGALGGKRQQQQRPGRRWL, from the exons ATGTACGACAACATGTCCACAATGGTGTACATAAAGGAAGACAAGCTGGAGAAGCTGACCCAGGACGAGATCATCGCGAAGACAAAGCAGGTCATCCAGGGGCTGGAGGCCCTGAAGAACGAGCATAACTCCATCCTGCAGAGCCTGCTGGAGACGCTGAAGTGCTTGAAGCAGGACGATGAGAGTAACCTGGTGGAGGAGAAGTCCAACATGATCCGCAAGTCCCTGGAGATGCTGGAGCTCGGCCTGAGCGAGGCACAG GTGATGATGGCGCTGTCCAACCACCTGAACGCTGTGGAGTCGGAGAAGCAGAAGCTGCGTGCCCAGGTCCGCCGGCTTTGCCAGGAGAACCAGTGGCTGCGGGACGAGCTGGCCAACACGCAGCAGAAGCTGCAGAAGAGCGAGCAGTCGGTGGCGCAgctggaggaggagaagaagcacCTGGAATTCATGAACCAGCTGAAACAGTACGATGACGACACCTCCCCGGCT gagGACAGGGATACCGATTCCACCAAAGAGCCTCTGGATGACCTTTTCCCAAATGATGAGGATGACCCTGGCCAAGGCA TTCAGCAGCAGCACAGCAGTGCGGCCGCCGCAGCCCAGCAGGGTGGCTACGAGATCCCTGCCCGACTGCGAACCCTGCACAACCTCGTCATCCAGTACGCCTCGCAGGGCCGCTATGAGGTTGCCGTGCCCCTGTGCAAGCAGGCCCTGGAGGACCTGGAGAAGACCTCGGGGCATGACCACCCGGATGTGGCCACCATGCTGAACATCCTGGCTCTGGTATACAG GGACCAGAATAAATATAAAGATGCGGCCAACCTGCTGAACGATGCCCTCGCGATCCGAGAGAAGACGCTGGGCAGAGACCACCCTGCG GTGGCGGCCACGCTGAACAATCTGGCAGTGCTCTACGGCAagagaggaaagtacaaggaagcGGAGCCGCTGTGCAAACGGGCCCTGGAGATCCGAGAAAAG GTCCTGGGCAAGGACCACCCCGATGTGGCCAAGCAGCTGAACAACTTGGCCCTGCTGTGTCAGAACCAGGGCAAGTACGAGGAGGTGGAATACTACTACCAGCGGGCCCTGGACATCTACCAGACCAAGCTGGGGCCTGACGACCCCAATGTGGCCAAGACCAAGAACAACCTG GCGTCCTGCTACCTGAAGCAGGGCAAGTTCAAGCAAGCGGAGACGCTCTACAAGGAAATCCTCACTCGCGCACACGAACGGGAGTTTGGGTCTGTGGACG ATGAGAACAAGCCCATCTGGATGCACGCGGAGGAGCGGGAAGAGTGCAAA GGAAAGCAGAAGGAGGGGGCGGCTTTTGGCGAGTACGGTGGCTGGTACAAAGCCTGCAAAGTCGACAG CCCCACCGTCACCACGACGCTGAAGAACCTGGGTGCGCTGTACAGACGCCAGGGCAAGTTTGAGGCTGCCGAGACGCTGGAGGAAGCCGCAATGCGCTCGCGCAAACAG GGTCTTGACACTGCACACAAGCAGCGCGTGGCCGAGGTGCTCAGCGACCCTGAGAGCGCAGAGAAGCGGCGCAGCCGGGAGAGCCTCCACACGGACGTGGTCAAGTACGAGAGCGGGCCTGACGGCGGCGAGGAAGTGAGTATGAGCGTAGAGTGGAACGGG GACGGCTCGGGAGCCTTAAAGCGGAGTGGCTCTTTTAGCAAGCTCCGGGCTTCCATTAGGCGCAGCAGTGAGAAGCTGGTCAGGAAGCTGAAGGGAGGAGGCTCACGGGAGAGTGAGCCCAAGGACCCCGG CCTGAAGCGAGCCAGTTCTCTGAATGTCCTTAACGTGGGCAGCAAGGCAGCTGAAGACCACCTGCAA GGCATGTCCAGGGGAGGTGCTCTCGGCGGAAAacgacagcagcagcagcggcctGGAAGACGCTGGTTATAA
- the KLC1 gene encoding kinesin light chain 1 isoform X5: MYDNMSTMVYIKEDKLEKLTQDEIIAKTKQVIQGLEALKNEHNSILQSLLETLKCLKQDDESNLVEEKSNMIRKSLEMLELGLSEAQVMMALSNHLNAVESEKQKLRAQVRRLCQENQWLRDELANTQQKLQKSEQSVAQLEEEKKHLEFMNQLKQYDDDTSPAEDRDTDSTKEPLDDLFPNDEDDPGQGIQQQHSSAAAAAQQGGYEIPARLRTLHNLVIQYASQGRYEVAVPLCKQALEDLEKTSGHDHPDVATMLNILALVYRDQNKYKDAANLLNDALAIREKTLGRDHPAVAATLNNLAVLYGKRGKYKEAEPLCKRALEIREKVLGKDHPDVAKQLNNLALLCQNQGKYEEVEYYYQRALDIYQTKLGPDDPNVAKTKNNLASCYLKQGKFKQAETLYKEILTRAHEREFGSVDDENKPIWMHAEEREECKGKQKEGAAFGEYGGWYKACKVDSPTVTTTLKNLGALYRRQGKFEAAETLEEAAMRSRKQGLDTAHKQRVAEVLSDPESAEKRRSRESLHTDVVKYESGPDGGEEVSMSVEWNGDGSGALKRSGSFSKLRASIRRSSEKLVRKLKGGGSRESEPKDPGACPGEVLSAENDSSSSGLEDAGYN; this comes from the exons ATGTACGACAACATGTCCACAATGGTGTACATAAAGGAAGACAAGCTGGAGAAGCTGACCCAGGACGAGATCATCGCGAAGACAAAGCAGGTCATCCAGGGGCTGGAGGCCCTGAAGAACGAGCATAACTCCATCCTGCAGAGCCTGCTGGAGACGCTGAAGTGCTTGAAGCAGGACGATGAGAGTAACCTGGTGGAGGAGAAGTCCAACATGATCCGCAAGTCCCTGGAGATGCTGGAGCTCGGCCTGAGCGAGGCACAG GTGATGATGGCGCTGTCCAACCACCTGAACGCTGTGGAGTCGGAGAAGCAGAAGCTGCGTGCCCAGGTCCGCCGGCTTTGCCAGGAGAACCAGTGGCTGCGGGACGAGCTGGCCAACACGCAGCAGAAGCTGCAGAAGAGCGAGCAGTCGGTGGCGCAgctggaggaggagaagaagcacCTGGAATTCATGAACCAGCTGAAACAGTACGATGACGACACCTCCCCGGCT gagGACAGGGATACCGATTCCACCAAAGAGCCTCTGGATGACCTTTTCCCAAATGATGAGGATGACCCTGGCCAAGGCA TTCAGCAGCAGCACAGCAGTGCGGCCGCCGCAGCCCAGCAGGGTGGCTACGAGATCCCTGCCCGACTGCGAACCCTGCACAACCTCGTCATCCAGTACGCCTCGCAGGGCCGCTATGAGGTTGCCGTGCCCCTGTGCAAGCAGGCCCTGGAGGACCTGGAGAAGACCTCGGGGCATGACCACCCGGATGTGGCCACCATGCTGAACATCCTGGCTCTGGTATACAG GGACCAGAATAAATATAAAGATGCGGCCAACCTGCTGAACGATGCCCTCGCGATCCGAGAGAAGACGCTGGGCAGAGACCACCCTGCG GTGGCGGCCACGCTGAACAATCTGGCAGTGCTCTACGGCAagagaggaaagtacaaggaagcGGAGCCGCTGTGCAAACGGGCCCTGGAGATCCGAGAAAAG GTCCTGGGCAAGGACCACCCCGATGTGGCCAAGCAGCTGAACAACTTGGCCCTGCTGTGTCAGAACCAGGGCAAGTACGAGGAGGTGGAATACTACTACCAGCGGGCCCTGGACATCTACCAGACCAAGCTGGGGCCTGACGACCCCAATGTGGCCAAGACCAAGAACAACCTG GCGTCCTGCTACCTGAAGCAGGGCAAGTTCAAGCAAGCGGAGACGCTCTACAAGGAAATCCTCACTCGCGCACACGAACGGGAGTTTGGGTCTGTGGACG ATGAGAACAAGCCCATCTGGATGCACGCGGAGGAGCGGGAAGAGTGCAAA GGAAAGCAGAAGGAGGGGGCGGCTTTTGGCGAGTACGGTGGCTGGTACAAAGCCTGCAAAGTCGACAG CCCCACCGTCACCACGACGCTGAAGAACCTGGGTGCGCTGTACAGACGCCAGGGCAAGTTTGAGGCTGCCGAGACGCTGGAGGAAGCCGCAATGCGCTCGCGCAAACAG GGTCTTGACACTGCACACAAGCAGCGCGTGGCCGAGGTGCTCAGCGACCCTGAGAGCGCAGAGAAGCGGCGCAGCCGGGAGAGCCTCCACACGGACGTGGTCAAGTACGAGAGCGGGCCTGACGGCGGCGAGGAAGTGAGTATGAGCGTAGAGTGGAACGGG GACGGCTCGGGAGCCTTAAAGCGGAGTGGCTCTTTTAGCAAGCTCCGGGCTTCCATTAGGCGCAGCAGTGAGAAGCTGGTCAGGAAGCTGAAGGGAGGAGGCTCACGGGAGAGTGAGCCCAAGGACCCCGG GGCATGTCCAGGGGAGGTGCTCTCGGCGGAAAacgacagcagcagcagcggcctGGAAGACGCTGGTTATAAC TAA
- the KLC1 gene encoding kinesin light chain 1 isoform X8, with protein MYDNMSTMVYIKEDKLEKLTQDEIIAKTKQVIQGLEALKNEHNSILQSLLETLKCLKQDDESNLVEEKSNMIRKSLEMLELGLSEAQVMMALSNHLNAVESEKQKLRAQVRRLCQENQWLRDELANTQQKLQKSEQSVAQLEEEKKHLEFMNQLKQYDDDTSPAEDRDTDSTKEPLDDLFPNDEDDPGQGIQQQHSSAAAAAQQGGYEIPARLRTLHNLVIQYASQGRYEVAVPLCKQALEDLEKTSGHDHPDVATMLNILALVYRDQNKYKDAANLLNDALAIREKTLGRDHPAVAATLNNLAVLYGKRGKYKEAEPLCKRALEIREKVLGKDHPDVAKQLNNLALLCQNQGKYEEVEYYYQRALDIYQTKLGPDDPNVAKTKNNLASCYLKQGKFKQAETLYKEILTRAHEREFGSVDDENKPIWMHAEEREECKGKQKEGAAFGEYGGWYKACKVDSPTVTTTLKNLGALYRRQGKFEAAETLEEAAMRSRKQGLDTAHKQRVAEVLSDPESAEKRRSRESLHTDVVKYESGPDGGEEGMSRGGALGGKRQQQQRPGRRWL; from the exons ATGTACGACAACATGTCCACAATGGTGTACATAAAGGAAGACAAGCTGGAGAAGCTGACCCAGGACGAGATCATCGCGAAGACAAAGCAGGTCATCCAGGGGCTGGAGGCCCTGAAGAACGAGCATAACTCCATCCTGCAGAGCCTGCTGGAGACGCTGAAGTGCTTGAAGCAGGACGATGAGAGTAACCTGGTGGAGGAGAAGTCCAACATGATCCGCAAGTCCCTGGAGATGCTGGAGCTCGGCCTGAGCGAGGCACAG GTGATGATGGCGCTGTCCAACCACCTGAACGCTGTGGAGTCGGAGAAGCAGAAGCTGCGTGCCCAGGTCCGCCGGCTTTGCCAGGAGAACCAGTGGCTGCGGGACGAGCTGGCCAACACGCAGCAGAAGCTGCAGAAGAGCGAGCAGTCGGTGGCGCAgctggaggaggagaagaagcacCTGGAATTCATGAACCAGCTGAAACAGTACGATGACGACACCTCCCCGGCT gagGACAGGGATACCGATTCCACCAAAGAGCCTCTGGATGACCTTTTCCCAAATGATGAGGATGACCCTGGCCAAGGCA TTCAGCAGCAGCACAGCAGTGCGGCCGCCGCAGCCCAGCAGGGTGGCTACGAGATCCCTGCCCGACTGCGAACCCTGCACAACCTCGTCATCCAGTACGCCTCGCAGGGCCGCTATGAGGTTGCCGTGCCCCTGTGCAAGCAGGCCCTGGAGGACCTGGAGAAGACCTCGGGGCATGACCACCCGGATGTGGCCACCATGCTGAACATCCTGGCTCTGGTATACAG GGACCAGAATAAATATAAAGATGCGGCCAACCTGCTGAACGATGCCCTCGCGATCCGAGAGAAGACGCTGGGCAGAGACCACCCTGCG GTGGCGGCCACGCTGAACAATCTGGCAGTGCTCTACGGCAagagaggaaagtacaaggaagcGGAGCCGCTGTGCAAACGGGCCCTGGAGATCCGAGAAAAG GTCCTGGGCAAGGACCACCCCGATGTGGCCAAGCAGCTGAACAACTTGGCCCTGCTGTGTCAGAACCAGGGCAAGTACGAGGAGGTGGAATACTACTACCAGCGGGCCCTGGACATCTACCAGACCAAGCTGGGGCCTGACGACCCCAATGTGGCCAAGACCAAGAACAACCTG GCGTCCTGCTACCTGAAGCAGGGCAAGTTCAAGCAAGCGGAGACGCTCTACAAGGAAATCCTCACTCGCGCACACGAACGGGAGTTTGGGTCTGTGGACG ATGAGAACAAGCCCATCTGGATGCACGCGGAGGAGCGGGAAGAGTGCAAA GGAAAGCAGAAGGAGGGGGCGGCTTTTGGCGAGTACGGTGGCTGGTACAAAGCCTGCAAAGTCGACAG CCCCACCGTCACCACGACGCTGAAGAACCTGGGTGCGCTGTACAGACGCCAGGGCAAGTTTGAGGCTGCCGAGACGCTGGAGGAAGCCGCAATGCGCTCGCGCAAACAG GGTCTTGACACTGCACACAAGCAGCGCGTGGCCGAGGTGCTCAGCGACCCTGAGAGCGCAGAGAAGCGGCGCAGCCGGGAGAGCCTCCACACGGACGTGGTCAAGTACGAGAGCGGGCCTGACGGCGGCGAGGAA GGCATGTCCAGGGGAGGTGCTCTCGGCGGAAAacgacagcagcagcagcggcctGGAAGACGCTGGTTATAA
- the KLC1 gene encoding kinesin light chain 1 isoform X6 — MYDNMSTMVYIKEDKLEKLTQDEIIAKTKQVIQGLEALKNEHNSILQSLLETLKCLKQDDESNLVEEKSNMIRKSLEMLELGLSEAQVMMALSNHLNAVESEKQKLRAQVRRLCQENQWLRDELANTQQKLQKSEQSVAQLEEEKKHLEFMNQLKQYDDDTSPAEDRDTDSTKEPLDDLFPNDEDDPGQGIQQQHSSAAAAAQQGGYEIPARLRTLHNLVIQYASQGRYEVAVPLCKQALEDLEKTSGHDHPDVATMLNILALVYRDQNKYKDAANLLNDALAIREKTLGRDHPAVAATLNNLAVLYGKRGKYKEAEPLCKRALEIREKVLGKDHPDVAKQLNNLALLCQNQGKYEEVEYYYQRALDIYQTKLGPDDPNVAKTKNNLASCYLKQGKFKQAETLYKEILTRAHEREFGSVDDENKPIWMHAEEREECKGKQKEGAAFGEYGGWYKACKVDSPTVTTTLKNLGALYRRQGKFEAAETLEEAAMRSRKQGLDTAHKQRVAEVLSDPESAEKRRSRESLHTDVVKYESGPDGGEEDGSGALKRSGSFSKLRASIRRSSEKLVRKLKGGGSRESEPKDPGACPGEVLSAENDSSSSGLEDAGYN; from the exons ATGTACGACAACATGTCCACAATGGTGTACATAAAGGAAGACAAGCTGGAGAAGCTGACCCAGGACGAGATCATCGCGAAGACAAAGCAGGTCATCCAGGGGCTGGAGGCCCTGAAGAACGAGCATAACTCCATCCTGCAGAGCCTGCTGGAGACGCTGAAGTGCTTGAAGCAGGACGATGAGAGTAACCTGGTGGAGGAGAAGTCCAACATGATCCGCAAGTCCCTGGAGATGCTGGAGCTCGGCCTGAGCGAGGCACAG GTGATGATGGCGCTGTCCAACCACCTGAACGCTGTGGAGTCGGAGAAGCAGAAGCTGCGTGCCCAGGTCCGCCGGCTTTGCCAGGAGAACCAGTGGCTGCGGGACGAGCTGGCCAACACGCAGCAGAAGCTGCAGAAGAGCGAGCAGTCGGTGGCGCAgctggaggaggagaagaagcacCTGGAATTCATGAACCAGCTGAAACAGTACGATGACGACACCTCCCCGGCT gagGACAGGGATACCGATTCCACCAAAGAGCCTCTGGATGACCTTTTCCCAAATGATGAGGATGACCCTGGCCAAGGCA TTCAGCAGCAGCACAGCAGTGCGGCCGCCGCAGCCCAGCAGGGTGGCTACGAGATCCCTGCCCGACTGCGAACCCTGCACAACCTCGTCATCCAGTACGCCTCGCAGGGCCGCTATGAGGTTGCCGTGCCCCTGTGCAAGCAGGCCCTGGAGGACCTGGAGAAGACCTCGGGGCATGACCACCCGGATGTGGCCACCATGCTGAACATCCTGGCTCTGGTATACAG GGACCAGAATAAATATAAAGATGCGGCCAACCTGCTGAACGATGCCCTCGCGATCCGAGAGAAGACGCTGGGCAGAGACCACCCTGCG GTGGCGGCCACGCTGAACAATCTGGCAGTGCTCTACGGCAagagaggaaagtacaaggaagcGGAGCCGCTGTGCAAACGGGCCCTGGAGATCCGAGAAAAG GTCCTGGGCAAGGACCACCCCGATGTGGCCAAGCAGCTGAACAACTTGGCCCTGCTGTGTCAGAACCAGGGCAAGTACGAGGAGGTGGAATACTACTACCAGCGGGCCCTGGACATCTACCAGACCAAGCTGGGGCCTGACGACCCCAATGTGGCCAAGACCAAGAACAACCTG GCGTCCTGCTACCTGAAGCAGGGCAAGTTCAAGCAAGCGGAGACGCTCTACAAGGAAATCCTCACTCGCGCACACGAACGGGAGTTTGGGTCTGTGGACG ATGAGAACAAGCCCATCTGGATGCACGCGGAGGAGCGGGAAGAGTGCAAA GGAAAGCAGAAGGAGGGGGCGGCTTTTGGCGAGTACGGTGGCTGGTACAAAGCCTGCAAAGTCGACAG CCCCACCGTCACCACGACGCTGAAGAACCTGGGTGCGCTGTACAGACGCCAGGGCAAGTTTGAGGCTGCCGAGACGCTGGAGGAAGCCGCAATGCGCTCGCGCAAACAG GGTCTTGACACTGCACACAAGCAGCGCGTGGCCGAGGTGCTCAGCGACCCTGAGAGCGCAGAGAAGCGGCGCAGCCGGGAGAGCCTCCACACGGACGTGGTCAAGTACGAGAGCGGGCCTGACGGCGGCGAGGAA GACGGCTCGGGAGCCTTAAAGCGGAGTGGCTCTTTTAGCAAGCTCCGGGCTTCCATTAGGCGCAGCAGTGAGAAGCTGGTCAGGAAGCTGAAGGGAGGAGGCTCACGGGAGAGTGAGCCCAAGGACCCCGG GGCATGTCCAGGGGAGGTGCTCTCGGCGGAAAacgacagcagcagcagcggcctGGAAGACGCTGGTTATAAC TAA
- the KLC1 gene encoding kinesin light chain 1 isoform X3: MYDNMSTMVYIKEDKLEKLTQDEIIAKTKQVIQGLEALKNEHNSILQSLLETLKCLKQDDESNLVEEKSNMIRKSLEMLELGLSEAQVMMALSNHLNAVESEKQKLRAQVRRLCQENQWLRDELANTQQKLQKSEQSVAQLEEEKKHLEFMNQLKQYDDDTSPAEDRDTDSTKEPLDDLFPNDEDDPGQGIQQQHSSAAAAAQQGGYEIPARLRTLHNLVIQYASQGRYEVAVPLCKQALEDLEKTSGHDHPDVATMLNILALVYRDQNKYKDAANLLNDALAIREKTLGRDHPAVAATLNNLAVLYGKRGKYKEAEPLCKRALEIREKVLGKDHPDVAKQLNNLALLCQNQGKYEEVEYYYQRALDIYQTKLGPDDPNVAKTKNNLASCYLKQGKFKQAETLYKEILTRAHEREFGSVDDENKPIWMHAEEREECKGKQKEGAAFGEYGGWYKACKVDSPTVTTTLKNLGALYRRQGKFEAAETLEEAAMRSRKQGLDTAHKQRVAEVLSDPESAEKRRSRESLHTDVVKYESGPDGGEEDGSGALKRSGSFSKLRASIRRSSEKLVRKLKGGGSRESEPKDPGLKRASSLNVLNVGSKAAEDHLQGMSRGGALGGKRQQQQRPGRRWL; encoded by the exons ATGTACGACAACATGTCCACAATGGTGTACATAAAGGAAGACAAGCTGGAGAAGCTGACCCAGGACGAGATCATCGCGAAGACAAAGCAGGTCATCCAGGGGCTGGAGGCCCTGAAGAACGAGCATAACTCCATCCTGCAGAGCCTGCTGGAGACGCTGAAGTGCTTGAAGCAGGACGATGAGAGTAACCTGGTGGAGGAGAAGTCCAACATGATCCGCAAGTCCCTGGAGATGCTGGAGCTCGGCCTGAGCGAGGCACAG GTGATGATGGCGCTGTCCAACCACCTGAACGCTGTGGAGTCGGAGAAGCAGAAGCTGCGTGCCCAGGTCCGCCGGCTTTGCCAGGAGAACCAGTGGCTGCGGGACGAGCTGGCCAACACGCAGCAGAAGCTGCAGAAGAGCGAGCAGTCGGTGGCGCAgctggaggaggagaagaagcacCTGGAATTCATGAACCAGCTGAAACAGTACGATGACGACACCTCCCCGGCT gagGACAGGGATACCGATTCCACCAAAGAGCCTCTGGATGACCTTTTCCCAAATGATGAGGATGACCCTGGCCAAGGCA TTCAGCAGCAGCACAGCAGTGCGGCCGCCGCAGCCCAGCAGGGTGGCTACGAGATCCCTGCCCGACTGCGAACCCTGCACAACCTCGTCATCCAGTACGCCTCGCAGGGCCGCTATGAGGTTGCCGTGCCCCTGTGCAAGCAGGCCCTGGAGGACCTGGAGAAGACCTCGGGGCATGACCACCCGGATGTGGCCACCATGCTGAACATCCTGGCTCTGGTATACAG GGACCAGAATAAATATAAAGATGCGGCCAACCTGCTGAACGATGCCCTCGCGATCCGAGAGAAGACGCTGGGCAGAGACCACCCTGCG GTGGCGGCCACGCTGAACAATCTGGCAGTGCTCTACGGCAagagaggaaagtacaaggaagcGGAGCCGCTGTGCAAACGGGCCCTGGAGATCCGAGAAAAG GTCCTGGGCAAGGACCACCCCGATGTGGCCAAGCAGCTGAACAACTTGGCCCTGCTGTGTCAGAACCAGGGCAAGTACGAGGAGGTGGAATACTACTACCAGCGGGCCCTGGACATCTACCAGACCAAGCTGGGGCCTGACGACCCCAATGTGGCCAAGACCAAGAACAACCTG GCGTCCTGCTACCTGAAGCAGGGCAAGTTCAAGCAAGCGGAGACGCTCTACAAGGAAATCCTCACTCGCGCACACGAACGGGAGTTTGGGTCTGTGGACG ATGAGAACAAGCCCATCTGGATGCACGCGGAGGAGCGGGAAGAGTGCAAA GGAAAGCAGAAGGAGGGGGCGGCTTTTGGCGAGTACGGTGGCTGGTACAAAGCCTGCAAAGTCGACAG CCCCACCGTCACCACGACGCTGAAGAACCTGGGTGCGCTGTACAGACGCCAGGGCAAGTTTGAGGCTGCCGAGACGCTGGAGGAAGCCGCAATGCGCTCGCGCAAACAG GGTCTTGACACTGCACACAAGCAGCGCGTGGCCGAGGTGCTCAGCGACCCTGAGAGCGCAGAGAAGCGGCGCAGCCGGGAGAGCCTCCACACGGACGTGGTCAAGTACGAGAGCGGGCCTGACGGCGGCGAGGAA GACGGCTCGGGAGCCTTAAAGCGGAGTGGCTCTTTTAGCAAGCTCCGGGCTTCCATTAGGCGCAGCAGTGAGAAGCTGGTCAGGAAGCTGAAGGGAGGAGGCTCACGGGAGAGTGAGCCCAAGGACCCCGG CCTGAAGCGAGCCAGTTCTCTGAATGTCCTTAACGTGGGCAGCAAGGCAGCTGAAGACCACCTGCAA GGCATGTCCAGGGGAGGTGCTCTCGGCGGAAAacgacagcagcagcagcggcctGGAAGACGCTGGTTATAA
- the KLC1 gene encoding kinesin light chain 1 isoform X7 — MYDNMSTMVYIKEDKLEKLTQDEIIAKTKQVIQGLEALKNEHNSILQSLLETLKCLKQDDESNLVEEKSNMIRKSLEMLELGLSEAQVMMALSNHLNAVESEKQKLRAQVRRLCQENQWLRDELANTQQKLQKSEQSVAQLEEEKKHLEFMNQLKQYDDDTSPAEDRDTDSTKEPLDDLFPNDEDDPGQGIQQQHSSAAAAAQQGGYEIPARLRTLHNLVIQYASQGRYEVAVPLCKQALEDLEKTSGHDHPDVATMLNILALVYRDQNKYKDAANLLNDALAIREKTLGRDHPAVAATLNNLAVLYGKRGKYKEAEPLCKRALEIREKVLGKDHPDVAKQLNNLALLCQNQGKYEEVEYYYQRALDIYQTKLGPDDPNVAKTKNNLASCYLKQGKFKQAETLYKEILTRAHEREFGSVDDENKPIWMHAEEREECKGKQKEGAAFGEYGGWYKACKVDSPTVTTTLKNLGALYRRQGKFEAAETLEEAAMRSRKQGLDTAHKQRVAEVLSDPESAEKRRSRESLHTDVVKYESGPDGGEEVSMSVEWNGGMSRGGALGGKRQQQQRPGRRWL, encoded by the exons ATGTACGACAACATGTCCACAATGGTGTACATAAAGGAAGACAAGCTGGAGAAGCTGACCCAGGACGAGATCATCGCGAAGACAAAGCAGGTCATCCAGGGGCTGGAGGCCCTGAAGAACGAGCATAACTCCATCCTGCAGAGCCTGCTGGAGACGCTGAAGTGCTTGAAGCAGGACGATGAGAGTAACCTGGTGGAGGAGAAGTCCAACATGATCCGCAAGTCCCTGGAGATGCTGGAGCTCGGCCTGAGCGAGGCACAG GTGATGATGGCGCTGTCCAACCACCTGAACGCTGTGGAGTCGGAGAAGCAGAAGCTGCGTGCCCAGGTCCGCCGGCTTTGCCAGGAGAACCAGTGGCTGCGGGACGAGCTGGCCAACACGCAGCAGAAGCTGCAGAAGAGCGAGCAGTCGGTGGCGCAgctggaggaggagaagaagcacCTGGAATTCATGAACCAGCTGAAACAGTACGATGACGACACCTCCCCGGCT gagGACAGGGATACCGATTCCACCAAAGAGCCTCTGGATGACCTTTTCCCAAATGATGAGGATGACCCTGGCCAAGGCA TTCAGCAGCAGCACAGCAGTGCGGCCGCCGCAGCCCAGCAGGGTGGCTACGAGATCCCTGCCCGACTGCGAACCCTGCACAACCTCGTCATCCAGTACGCCTCGCAGGGCCGCTATGAGGTTGCCGTGCCCCTGTGCAAGCAGGCCCTGGAGGACCTGGAGAAGACCTCGGGGCATGACCACCCGGATGTGGCCACCATGCTGAACATCCTGGCTCTGGTATACAG GGACCAGAATAAATATAAAGATGCGGCCAACCTGCTGAACGATGCCCTCGCGATCCGAGAGAAGACGCTGGGCAGAGACCACCCTGCG GTGGCGGCCACGCTGAACAATCTGGCAGTGCTCTACGGCAagagaggaaagtacaaggaagcGGAGCCGCTGTGCAAACGGGCCCTGGAGATCCGAGAAAAG GTCCTGGGCAAGGACCACCCCGATGTGGCCAAGCAGCTGAACAACTTGGCCCTGCTGTGTCAGAACCAGGGCAAGTACGAGGAGGTGGAATACTACTACCAGCGGGCCCTGGACATCTACCAGACCAAGCTGGGGCCTGACGACCCCAATGTGGCCAAGACCAAGAACAACCTG GCGTCCTGCTACCTGAAGCAGGGCAAGTTCAAGCAAGCGGAGACGCTCTACAAGGAAATCCTCACTCGCGCACACGAACGGGAGTTTGGGTCTGTGGACG ATGAGAACAAGCCCATCTGGATGCACGCGGAGGAGCGGGAAGAGTGCAAA GGAAAGCAGAAGGAGGGGGCGGCTTTTGGCGAGTACGGTGGCTGGTACAAAGCCTGCAAAGTCGACAG CCCCACCGTCACCACGACGCTGAAGAACCTGGGTGCGCTGTACAGACGCCAGGGCAAGTTTGAGGCTGCCGAGACGCTGGAGGAAGCCGCAATGCGCTCGCGCAAACAG GGTCTTGACACTGCACACAAGCAGCGCGTGGCCGAGGTGCTCAGCGACCCTGAGAGCGCAGAGAAGCGGCGCAGCCGGGAGAGCCTCCACACGGACGTGGTCAAGTACGAGAGCGGGCCTGACGGCGGCGAGGAAGTGAGTATGAGCGTAGAGTGGAACGGG GGCATGTCCAGGGGAGGTGCTCTCGGCGGAAAacgacagcagcagcagcggcctGGAAGACGCTGGTTATAA